The Streptomyces sp. V4I8 genome includes the window GCCGCCCCTACCCGTCCCATCCTTCTGGGACTCCGCCCCAGGCCCAGACCCCGCTCCTCAAACGCCGGAGGGGCTGGATTCAGCCCGTCCGGCGTTTGAGGACGAGGCCCCTTAAGGGCCGAAAGCGGGGGTCTGGGGGCGGAGCCCCCAGGGACGGGACGGGTAGGGGCGGCGGGGGCGAACGTCGGGCGGGCTGGAACACCCGGAGTCAGGCCCGCGCCGCCGCCGTGATGTGGCTCAGTACGCAGAGCCAGCGGTCGTCCCGGCGGACGAACACGTCGGTCGTCCACTCGTCGGCGTCGAAGCGCTCGCCCCGGTAGTGGGCCGTGTTCGTGATCCGTGCCGTCACCACCGCCGAGTCGCCGTGGACGCGGATCCGGGGGTCGCCGATGATCTGGAACGCCGAGTGGGTCAGGTCGCCGGATTCGACGAGCGCGAGGAACTGCTCCCTGGTGGAGACGCCCGACTCGGAGACGATGACCCAGTCGTCGGCCATGAAGTGGGCGATCCGGGCGGGGTCGTTGGAGACCATCGCCGCGGCCCAGTCGTGTGCGGCGGTGGCGAGCCCGGCCGCTCTCACGTCGTCGCTCATGGCCGGATGGTAACCACAG containing:
- a CDS encoding nuclear transport factor 2 family protein, producing MSDDVRAAGLATAAHDWAAAMVSNDPARIAHFMADDWVIVSESGVSTREQFLALVESGDLTHSAFQIIGDPRIRVHGDSAVVTARITNTAHYRGERFDADEWTTDVFVRRDDRWLCVLSHITAAARA